A region from the Nocardioides coralli genome encodes:
- a CDS encoding FmdB family zinc ribbon protein — protein MPTYQYACTECSHRFEQFQSFSDDALTECPECSGRLRKLFNAVGVVFKGSGFYRTDSRSSGSAESASTASSDKSSSDKGSSDKGSSDKGSSDSKGTEKKATAPATSGS, from the coding sequence GTGCCGACCTACCAGTACGCCTGCACCGAGTGCAGCCACCGCTTCGAGCAGTTCCAGAGCTTCAGTGACGACGCGCTGACCGAGTGCCCGGAGTGCTCGGGCCGGCTGCGCAAGCTGTTCAACGCCGTCGGCGTGGTCTTCAAGGGGTCCGGCTTCTACCGGACCGACAGCCGCTCCAGCGGGTCCGCCGAGAGCGCGTCGACCGCGTCCTCCGACAAGAGCTCGTCCGACAAGGGCTCCTCGGACAAGGGCTCCTCGGACAAGGGCTCCTCGGACTCCAAGGGCACCGAGAAGAAGGCCACCGCGCCCGCGACCTCCGGCAGCTGA